AGCCCTGCCTGACGGCGATCCCCCATTCTGGAGAGAGCGCCTCTGACGAGACGAAGCGCTGCGCCCTCCCGGCAATCTCGGATAACGATCCGGGTTCGGCGGCGAACTCGATATAACTGCACGAGTTCCCGGTCGTCCGCTCGGGAAGGTCGGGCTTGAGCATCGCCACCCGGTGACCGATCGGGATGATCCCCTCGCCGGTGCTGAGGTGCTGCAGGAGGGCGAGAGCGAGGGCGAAGGTCGCCCCGCCTCCGGGGGCGTCGGTGTCGTCGATCCCGATCCCGACGTGCATGAGGGCGCGCGTCCGCACCTCGCCCTCGATGATCCCGTCGGTCTTCTGTGCCGCCACCGAACAGACGCCCTCGGCCTCGGCCATCTGGTCGGTGAGGGAATAGGCCGGGCCGCCGATGCACCGGATCGTCTGGACGATCTCGTCCCCTTCCCGCCTGATGGCGGCGATACCCACGGCGGATTTTGGCGGAAGCCCGATCTCGACCTCGCTCTCGGTCAGCACGCCGCACTCCCGCAGGAGCGTACCGTCGCGCTGGACATGGACGAGCGCCCCGCCGGCCAGTGTATGGTGATACTCGCAGAAGGCGGCGCACCCGCTGCTCAGGCACTCGTGATAGCATTCGACGCGGTCGCCATCGACCGTTGTAAAGATCCGCCGGCACGCCGAGACCGGCAGGGCCGACCGCGCCGCAAAGGTCGCCGGGTGCCGGCCGTGCCGCTCCTCCTTCTGGAGGATGCATCCCTCGTCGAGGAGGCGGGTCACCCAGTCCTGAAGGGTGCTCCGCGGCAGATAGCAGCGCTCCGCGATCTCCGGGATCGTGAAGTATCCCTTATCGATGGTCGCCCTTCGCATCTCGGCGAGGATCTCGCGCCGCCGCTCAATCACCCTTGACATGACAATCCCTGATGAAGAGGAGGTCCCCGATCACGGCGCTCGCCGTCTCGACCGAGCCCGCACCCTTGCCGACCTGCGTGATCGCCCCGGCCATGTCGGTGACGACGGTCACGGCGTTCAGGGTGTCCCTGACAACGAGGGGATGTTTTTTCGGCAGGATGCGGGGCGAGACGCGGAGGAGTTTTCTCCCTGGAATGACTTCACCGATGAGGCGGATGGTGCAGTTCTGGCTCCCGGCCAGGGTCAGGGCCTCGGCAGTCAGGAGATCGATGCCGGTGCAGTCGACGTCCCTGAGGGTGATGCCGTTTTTCCAGATAGTATTTGCAAGGATGACCAGTTTGAGGGCGGTATCGATCCCTTTTACGTCGAAGGTCGGGTCGGCCTCGGCATAGCCCATCTCCCGCGCCTCGGCAAGGGCCTGATCGTAGGTGAGCCCTTCGTCCGCCATTCTGGTGAGAATATAGTTGCAGGTCCCGTTGAGGATGCCGTAGACGGCGCGGACCTCGTTGCCGGCAAGGCCATGCTGGAGCGTCTGGATGATCGGAATCGCCCCGCAGACCGTCGCCTCATAGCGGAGCTGAACGCTGTTCTCCGCGGCAAGGTGCATCAGTTCGGTGTAGTGGAGGGCGAGCGGCCCTTTGTTGGAGGTGACGACGTGCTTCCGCCTCGAGAGGGCCGTCCTGATCGAGGTGAGGGCGGGTTCGCCGGTCCTGATATCGGTCGGCGTCACCTCGACCAGGACGTCGTAGTCTCCATTTTTGACGATATCCTCCCCCCGAATTGAGGGATCGCCGCAGAA
Above is a window of Methanofollis tationis DNA encoding:
- a CDS encoding sugar-specific transcriptional regulator TrmB; amino-acid sequence: MSRVIERRREILAEMRRATIDKGYFTIPEIAERCYLPRSTLQDWVTRLLDEGCILQKEERHGRHPATFAARSALPVSACRRIFTTVDGDRVECYHECLSSGCAAFCEYHHTLAGGALVHVQRDGTLLRECGVLTESEVEIGLPPKSAVGIAAIRREGDEIVQTIRCIGGPAYSLTDQMAEAEGVCSVAAQKTDGIIEGEVRTRALMHVGIGIDDTDAPGGGATFALALALLQHLSTGEGIIPIGHRVAMLKPDLPERTTGNSCSYIEFAAEPGSLSEIAGRAQRFVSSEALSPEWGIAVRQGFRILPELSSYGIRARSEAFSEDEARAVAEGSGVLLCGGRGVIGALAAVALRGLPNRILLDPYAKVESGAS
- a CDS encoding homoserine dehydrogenase, with amino-acid sequence MKVAILGLGSVGRGVVSMLAKKDLGIVVTGIADSRGGVMDPAGLDLQAVLEQKAKTGFCGDPSIRGEDIVKNGDYDVLVEVTPTDIRTGEPALTSIRTALSRRKHVVTSNKGPLALHYTELMHLAAENSVQLRYEATVCGAIPIIQTLQHGLAGNEVRAVYGILNGTCNYILTRMADEGLTYDQALAEAREMGYAEADPTFDVKGIDTALKLVILANTIWKNGITLRDVDCTGIDLLTAEALTLAGSQNCTIRLIGEVIPGRKLLRVSPRILPKKHPLVVRDTLNAVTVVTDMAGAITQVGKGAGSVETASAVIGDLLFIRDCHVKGD